One Nymphaea colorata isolate Beijing-Zhang1983 chromosome 12, ASM883128v2, whole genome shotgun sequence genomic window, AGATGGTATAATGGTGTTGGTGGATAACAAGAAGCTGATGTTTCGCTGCACTCAGGTTCAGTGGAAAACGGGGTACCTAGAACCTGGTTCTGTGACGTTGTAGCTACCCATCCACCCTGATCTTGGTGATATTTAATCTCAACGTTGGTAAGTTTGTAGGAGGTCGATGAGttcaagaaaaccaaaaagcATGATGAATGGAATAGTAGAGGTAATAGAGAAAAGCCAACTGTACAACAAGCAAATCCAATGCTTGTGTGGACTCTCCTGCGCAAGAATCTGGTGTATCTGGTGGCAGCGAAGCAGATCACCCCACCTGATGCTGATATGTCTTGCATAATAGCCATGGTGGAAAGTTCCTGCTGCGCCATGTTGGGGAGATAAGTTCCACTGATTGGTGATATGAACCGAAGCTGGTTTCGTTGGCTCTTAATGACGGCATATTTTATTGGTATTAAGGGCAGCCAGGAAGGCCTCACATGGGCATCACATGCCTCTTTCTTGCCCGACTCAAAGCTCGTATTGAAAGCTATATCACCTCCTAGTTTCATATTCCTCTGTTCGATGCACACATTGACAGCTCAACAAAGTGCGTAGATCTTCTGTTCCCTAGGTGCTCGTCTGTAAAATGCGTAGAGCCACagtggtgaaaaaaaaaaccgggGGCTTGTCCTAATGTTTCCGTAACAGAGTCCACCTTGCATCTGTACTAATTGCTATTTTATCAATGGACAACAGATCAATTTAGCTGGTATGTCTTTAATGAGGGAGCAAGGGAGGCGGGAAGTTACTTGAAGGTGACTTTCTTATGGACTTTAGCTGTTGTAGGCAGGGTAAAATTTGCGGAGTCTCTACTAAACAGTAGCTTCTCAGGCTAAAGCTGCCGTGAGATTTGGCCAAGACATTTCTTTTGGTTAAAGAATTAGCTGCCAAATTGGTTACTGACagctttgttgttttgaaaagcaATAATTCAGGACTCAGACAGCACCACCACTGATATCCTGATCGCTACAGATCATTATTAGCCTCTTAAAATGTTTTTGTCGCTTACCATTATTTAAACCATCAACTTAAGATGCTGAATGAGGTTTGATTTACATTTCGGGATCTGCTGCATAGCCAGTGGTTTGGAGCCTACCGCATCAAGTGCAGGCAAATTGTCCAAGCCCAATTTGTTTTGCCTTTTAGCCTTTGCTGCTGCTACAATAAGCATGGGAATTATGATCCCGACAAGTCGTTTTCATGGTCTCTCGCAGCCAATTTGTTTTTGTCACATACCGCGGGTGAATAAATAGAGCATGGTTAAATTTTTTCTCGTTGACATGTGATTCGTAATATTAGGAAAAGCCTCAGCTGGCACTCCCCGCTTATTACGGATTCACCTTCGCTGTAACAGGCAGGCCTACACACCCCTCTATCTGTTCGCTCTTTTCACAGTTTCTAAGAAGATGACCATCATGTCCTAACTTGCAGCAACCTCTGTTTCTTACATGGTTCTTCACTTGACCCCCTCTGCTAATCATCAGTATCATGAAGCAGAAGAGCAAAGGTTACCAAGATACTGTGCTGCTAAACTGGCATTTGGTGAGAATGTTTGACAATTTGAGATCTGACCCTAACCGATGTGCTTATAAATGAAGGCTATCTGGTAGAGACGTAAACATGGCATTACCAATTCTTACATGATAGCACTCAGTAACCAGAGTTAGAGGTTAATTTAGATGATATGATAAATGTGTGGATTAGGTTGCAAGCTATATCACCATCTGCTGGTGATAGAGACACCGGCACCAGCCATTACCGCCGGAGGTCCCGCCTCGACACTGGACCAGCGAGGAGTGATGATGCCATCAAGTTTCATTTAGTCGACCATGCTTGTTGCCACAATGGGAGTGTGAAGACTCTTTTGTGAACCATGTTAACCGATTAAGTTATCTAATTCGGATGCTCAGTTATACAGAAACCGATTCGGAAGCAACAGGATGCTAATCTGTATACGAAATATTAACCATCTGATTATTTCATGATTTCagttcaacaaaaaagaaatcgCCGAATTTGGAGCTCAATTATTATGAGATTTAGGTGGATATGGGCACAAAGGAATCGGATTAAATTGGCCCAAAGCTCAACAAACCTCAACTAAATTTCGTCATTGCAATGAAGATTGCATACATCATCATTCAATTATTACTATACAAATTGCATGGCCAGCCATGGCCAATGACCCCTATTGGAAAAGAATTAAATgtgctcatttttttaaaaatctactTGTTAACAGGTAGATATTGAGAGGTAAATACTGTGCatattaaaaagtcaaattaggttcatataaaaatatttcgGTTATATAAGAAAATTCTTAAACTACTTGCCCCCAACAAGGTAGCTTTCACGTAGCTGTGACTCTCTCTCTACTGTCTCTCTTATACAAGAGAGACAGAGGAGAGGGCAGAAACTGAGGAAGAGATGGGGGAGATCCACCATCCACAGGTCATCCCCAAGGTGGTCAccttcctctcttctctgttGGAGAGAGTAGCAGAGTCTAATGATATTGCTGAAGCTGCCTTCTTTTCTGGGTCGCCGCCATTGTCATCATCACCGCCATCGCCGTCTTCTGCCCTACCGCCGTTTTCTTTCCCGCAGAGGACTTCCGTGTTCCATGGACTCACCAGACCCACCATCTCAATCCGCAGCTACCTAGAGCGGATCTTCCGGTACGCCAATTGCAGCCCCTCTTGCTTTGTGGTCGCCTACATCTACCTCGACCGGTTCGCGAGCAAGCAGCCGGCGACGCCCATCACCTCCTACAACGTCCACCGTCTCCTCATCACCAGCGTCATGGTCGCCGCAAAATTCTTGGATGACCTGTAAGCTGCCGACCTTCCGTTCTCTgatctcttcaaaattttctcctcCTGCTTAATGGACGCCGGGCTAGGTGGTGCTAGACAGATCGAGTCTACACTTGGTTCGATTAAATCACATGAACCATATCGTGATTGAGGTTCCTCTCTTAGCTACGTCACTAGGTTGAGAAAGGAAATCTGTTGTTGATGTTCCTTGTCAAAGTGTATAGTCTAGCCATGGAGTTGGAGGAATTGGGGATAAAACTTAATTAGCAGCCGGAGGTCTGCCGGCGTGATGACAGGAGAATTTCTTTATCAAACTAGATGAAGGAGGACTTACCGAACATACCCATGATCTATAACGTTTTCTTTTAGGTGATATCAGTTTAATTCTCTTTTATTTAACTACTTACTTTTTATGTAATTTAGTATTTTAAACGTAGCATGTTCACTGTTAGTCCTTCAAACATTGAGCATGAATTTGTAAAATTTCACTACTGACAAGCCAGGTTTCTGGCCTGAATGGCCTTAATACCCATCACgtttttagaataaaaaaaaattgacctgCCGGAAACCCGGCCAAAGCATATTCCTGATGGGAGTTTTCCGCTGCCTTCACCATGACGGGTCTGCCACCATCTGGGTTTTGGTCCCGGAGGTCTTTGTTTGTTGATTCCCAAATGCACAAGTCAATTCTAGATATGGTGGATTTCATTTATTGGAAGGCGTAACATAGTTGGGAATTATTGGGATTGCAGCCTTGTACCATTTTTAAAGCGGGTCAAGTGGAGAGTAGTTCCTGCTGAAAAAATAATATGAGTAGTAGTAGTCAAATAATGAGGGTTGGTCCATTGGACCCGCTTGTGGCTGTTATCCAGCCAGTCATCACCGTGAGTCATTCTAATTTTTAATCTAAACTGAATGAAATCCATCAACGAGGGTGTAGCATTGTCATCATTTTGTTTGCAGTTTAGAGAAGTAGTACTCATGAAAATTGAACAATGACCATGCTTTCATAAGTCGGCCGCCATGACCAACTGCGCTATACCTCTTGGGTCCATTTTTCCTATGCTTTATACACTTGCTTCTTGAATGAATTCACCAAGTACAATGCTACTTTAACGTGCAATTTAAAGTAGAAGAGGCACGCTTGTTCTCCATCAATTGGAGGCCATTAAATTGAGCAATCAATGCTCCAACCTGCTTTCATGTTCTGTCCAGCTATATGCTATTGTTCCATGGTACATAAATATTTCTTAATACTTTGAGCCTTGAAGCAGGCTGGTTTGTAGCCTTCTCTATAGTTGCCTATGGGTGCGGCAGTTGCGCCGAAAGCCTCGCCGAATTAGTTATATATTCGATCTCATGTGGAATAATATGCAACGACATGCATTGAGTGTCATTGAATTATAGATGTGTATTGAACCTCTAATCGGTGACCTTTTAAAACAATGGATCTCATATCTCCCATACTTTATAGATTTCAGCAGGAGGTAGACATACATGTATCTCTACTTGGTTCTTCATCGGCCCCTAGAGTGTTGGATTGGATATGAGTATAAGGTGCCAGTGCTAGGTCTTATAGGAGTCGTTTGACTGCAGAGACACATTTtgtgaatgtttcatgaatttgcccaAAAGATTGGTATAAATTCATTGGATACTACAACTATTGTTCCATGaacctacttcaattttttgaacagattcatgagacattcACATAGTTCATTCAAGACAGTCACTTGGCAGCAATCGTTGATGCCTCATACCCTTGCAGTCCCTCCAGGTTCCTTGTGGCTTAGATTCGAATCCGTTCCACCAATTTGACATCCCCACAACTTATTGAGAGATCCAGAAAGACAATTCCTTAACTTTTCCTGAGGCCAATCAGATCCAGAAAATTTAGAACCTTGAACGTTGAAGCAAACTCATCCTAAGCCAACAAACCTCTGGTCATTTATTGTTCTAGAATCCAATGCAAAGTTAGTTAGAATTTTAGGAAAACTTTCAGCTGAAGAATCCTGGAATCTTTTCTTCCCCTTGCCAATAATATAATCACCAAATGCATACGGAATACTCAGTTCTTTCAACCTccccaacaaaacaaaattcataTCGTGTTCATGTTAGGTGATCAAAACGTGGGGTCAATTCTGCACGATTTGGCCTGCCACTTGACCAAATCTTGCATAGATGAACGTGAGCACCACCAAATTGGAGCCCATTAGGTGTATTAAATGAAGCAAACAGCAAGCTCTGAACATgtttatatacttgttatatgtactttatacacatgtatatacatttaATAGACTCTGAACATCTTTTCTATGTTTTCATATGCAGTTATATTACCAAAATCTCAAAACAAacatctcactcttactcgggTCGTAAAAGATTGAGCCTGGGCTTGGCTTAGTTCATATCATCCTTAATTATGAGCAATCCTAAAGAATGGCTCGGCTTGATTACGGGCCCGAGTCTGTAATACTAGTTTAAACCATCATGCTTAATTATCCTGTCGTTTATAAGAGTTAAAAtactaaataaataatttatggGCTAAAATTCAGTGTTCTTTTGATTCTAATCACAGTTGAGCAGGCAAGCAAGTTGAATTATGCAATATCCTTTTCATATGACAATAATGTGACAAAAATTTAAGTTGGTATAGTGTCACATCAAAGGGTTTGATAATTAAGTGTTAGTTGTGCTATTGTGATTGATTTCATAATTAAACAAGTTGTGCTTATTACAGGTACTACAACAATGCTTATTATGCCAAAGTCGGTGGGGTTAGCACCACTGAGATGAACTGTTTGGAGATTGATTTCCTTTTCAGCCTCGGATTCCAACTGAACGTCACGCCGCCGACGTTCCATGCTTACTGCATGTATCTGCAGAGGGGGATGCTGGAGTTTGAGTACTGCAACATACAGAGACCACTCAGGATCCATGGCTGTTATGCTTCTTCACCTTCTGGTTCTTCTGATGAGGCCACCTCTCAGAATCAACAGTTTGCTGTTTGTTGTACAGACAATTCTGTGTAAATATAGGAGACTATGGAAATCAATCCACCCCCCCCTTTTCTTCTACTCTCTTTTCTTACTCACTTTCTCAGGTTAAGAAGCAGctttaattcaaaatttggcTCTTGCATGTGTTTGCTGGATCCACTATTACAAAAAACAGTCTTATTAGAAAAAGATGCGTATAATACTGAAAAACACAGTCAACTATATAATACCCGTTTTATtctcatcttaaaaaaaaacgttagaaactaaaaaaacatgtataaaacTCGTattagacctttttttttttcgttttttcatattttttatgattttttataatttttaggatttttattaaatgttttaaattttttaaaaatttgtcgaaATTTTCTCGCTTTATTCTTAAGAtaaacaactttgccgtattatacccatctttttcctcgccgtataatactCGTACACGTTTTTTGTAACAATGGCTGGATTTTGGGCTGAAAGTCTTACAAGTGTCATtgtgtgaaattttttttggctcggCGTGTGATACAAAATCTGAATAGTTGAATGTCTAGGTAGAGTGTCTTAAAATATGCTGTCCCAAAAGTACATGATCAGTTTCAAATATAAAACTTAATCTCTTGGGATGGTTAATCCCCATTCATCTGATAATGAATTTagggcatttgatggtttggaattttattttaataatgaaaatttcagaatcataattcctcttcaAACTAGAATGAAACCAAAATTTCTGGTTTCATTTTCCtaattttggaaacaaaaaaacctTGTTTGTTCAAtaattctaattttttaaaaattaagcattttgattaaaaaattacgTGATTCTTGGTATAGCAAACGCTCGTAAGTCATATACACTCTCAATGGTAAAGCAGAAAACAGAGGTTGCCTTTGAGACATTCTATCTCATAACCGTGGGATGTCCGGTGATCTTGAAATGGGTTGTCTCGTAACACCACATGTGCAGCATTCAAACATGGATGCCTAATGCACCCTTCATTCAGATACGTTGCATGC contains:
- the LOC116265417 gene encoding cyclin-U4-1-like, which translates into the protein MGEIHHPQVIPKVVTFLSSLLERVAESNDIAEAAFFSGSPPLSSSPPSPSSALPPFSFPQRTSVFHGLTRPTISIRSYLERIFRYANCSPSCFVVAYIYLDRFASKQPATPITSYNVHRLLITSVMVAAKFLDDLYYNNAYYAKVGGVSTTEMNCLEIDFLFSLGFQLNVTPPTFHAYCMYLQRGMLEFEYCNIQRPLRIHGCYASSPSGSSDEATSQNQQFAVCCTDNSV